A single Bacillus sp. OxB-1 DNA region contains:
- a CDS encoding adenosylcobinamide amidohydrolase has protein sequence MTRFIATKEGFSVSSDYVSFRAEQPMKTLSSAVHNAGLGSYRAFVNRSVDIHYNVDDAQAEMAAYLEQQGFQPAETVGMMTAVSTEHVEIGQYDGDFGSILVAVTAGVGNAVDVSQALTREEEQKIGTINTWVIVNGDLSDEAFVQAVITATEAKVKALHDEAIQDPLTGTIATGTSTDSVLVAATQQGVHFPYAGTVAPLGKLVGHGVYDCTVRALRAYKKVNGWET, from the coding sequence ATGACCAGGTTCATTGCAACAAAAGAGGGGTTTTCCGTGTCCTCCGATTATGTCAGTTTCCGGGCAGAACAGCCGATGAAGACATTATCTTCCGCTGTCCACAACGCAGGGCTGGGATCGTATCGCGCCTTCGTCAATCGCAGCGTCGATATCCATTATAATGTTGACGATGCCCAAGCGGAAATGGCGGCATATCTGGAACAGCAAGGATTCCAGCCGGCGGAGACGGTCGGGATGATGACCGCGGTGTCGACCGAACATGTCGAAATCGGCCAATACGATGGCGACTTCGGCTCTATTCTCGTAGCCGTGACGGCGGGTGTCGGGAATGCGGTGGATGTCTCGCAGGCGCTGACCCGCGAAGAGGAACAGAAAATCGGGACGATCAATACATGGGTCATCGTCAATGGCGATTTGTCGGATGAGGCGTTTGTCCAGGCGGTCATCACGGCAACCGAGGCGAAGGTGAAAGCTCTTCATGATGAAGCGATCCAGGACCCGCTGACCGGGACGATCGCGACCGGGACGTCGACGGACAGCGTCCTCGTGGCAGCCACACAGCAAGGCGTGCATTTTCCGTACGCCGGGACGGTGGCGCCGCTCGGGAAATTGGTCGGCCACGGCGTCTATGATTGCACGGTGCGGGCGCTGCGGGCATACAAGAAAGTGAACGGGTGGGAAACATGA
- the cbiB gene encoding adenosylcobinamide-phosphate synthase CbiB, with protein sequence MIPSHFIAIAIGLLLDRLIGDPPNWPHPVRWIGSFISKMTAVLNKGKYRVGKGAILLFATIGIVTAAVAVIVWLAYEIHTFAGIAVEAILIAVGLAQKSLRDAALAVQRPLKEGDFSEAREKLSWIVGRDTEKLDESGISRATIETVSENTADGVTSPLFWAFLLGAPGLWLYKAVNTLDSMVGYKDERYGQFGKFSARADDLLNYIPARITGLLILFHTKNEGKLPFGQRIVGFGKDSRRHPSPNSGFPEAATAWQLGIRLGGKSTYRGVVSARPEIGPGLVPLTAQHIQSAVTQMHTASFVFWLWMTVIGVLVFANT encoded by the coding sequence ATGATCCCGTCCCATTTCATCGCCATTGCAATCGGTCTTCTATTGGACCGGCTCATCGGGGATCCGCCGAATTGGCCGCATCCTGTCCGTTGGATCGGTTCTTTCATTTCCAAGATGACGGCTGTTTTGAATAAAGGGAAGTACCGTGTCGGGAAAGGGGCAATCCTGCTTTTCGCCACAATCGGGATTGTCACGGCAGCGGTTGCAGTCATTGTTTGGCTAGCTTACGAGATTCATACGTTTGCCGGGATTGCGGTCGAGGCGATCCTGATTGCGGTCGGGTTAGCGCAGAAGAGTCTGCGTGACGCCGCTTTGGCTGTGCAGCGACCGCTAAAAGAGGGCGATTTTTCGGAAGCGCGGGAAAAATTATCATGGATTGTGGGCCGGGACACCGAGAAGTTGGATGAGAGCGGGATTTCGCGAGCGACGATAGAAACGGTTTCTGAAAACACGGCGGATGGCGTGACATCTCCGCTGTTTTGGGCTTTTCTGCTCGGCGCCCCGGGTCTTTGGCTATACAAAGCGGTCAATACGCTTGACTCGATGGTCGGTTATAAAGACGAGCGGTATGGCCAGTTCGGCAAGTTCTCCGCGCGGGCGGACGATCTGCTCAACTACATTCCCGCCCGGATCACTGGCCTTCTCATCCTCTTCCACACAAAAAATGAAGGAAAGTTGCCGTTCGGGCAGCGGATCGTCGGCTTCGGCAAGGATTCTCGGCGCCATCCGAGCCCGAACAGCGGATTTCCGGAAGCGGCGACCGCTTGGCAGCTGGGCATCCGGTTAGGCGGAAAAAGCACATACCGCGGTGTCGTTTCAGCACGTCCGGAAATCGGACCGGGCCTTGTGCCGCTGACTGCCCAACATATTCAATCCGCCGTCACACAGATGCACACCGCATCCTTCGTGTTCTGGCTATGGATGACTGTGATCGGGGTGTTGGTCTTTGCGAATACATAA
- a CDS encoding bifunctional adenosylcobinamide kinase/adenosylcobinamide-phosphate guanylyltransferase, which yields MRIHKKGLLTVILGGSRSGKSAYAESYLVNKAERKGGRLVYIASGIATDAEMQARIDQHRLDRASMNWTTFEQSVRLEEVLPSIRPGDLVLWDCATTWLANELYEGWDAGTPCIRQKGCMEEKVSRLHETIETLLQTVSHLVIVSNEVLDDMPMEDAETKVYMQWLGHIHRELVRRADEAIEMDYGVATYWKKGEKR from the coding sequence TTGCGAATACATAAAAAGGGGTTGCTGACCGTAATTCTAGGCGGCAGCCGAAGCGGAAAAAGCGCATATGCCGAAAGTTATTTAGTGAATAAGGCGGAACGGAAGGGCGGCCGTCTCGTCTATATCGCCTCGGGGATAGCAACGGATGCGGAAATGCAGGCACGGATCGACCAGCACCGTCTGGATCGCGCCTCCATGAATTGGACGACTTTTGAACAGTCCGTCCGGTTGGAGGAAGTGCTGCCGTCAATCCGTCCGGGTGACCTGGTCCTTTGGGATTGCGCCACGACTTGGCTGGCGAATGAATTATATGAAGGTTGGGATGCAGGGACTCCCTGCATCCGACAAAAAGGCTGCATGGAAGAGAAGGTGAGTCGCCTACATGAGACGATCGAGACGTTGCTGCAAACCGTCTCCCATCTCGTCATCGTTTCCAATGAAGTTTTGGATGATATGCCGATGGAAGACGCTGAGACGAAAGTCTATATGCAGTGGCTCGGGCACATTCATCGCGAACTCGTCCGGCGTGCAGATGAAGCGATCGAAATGGATTACGGCGTGGCGACGTACTGGAAAAAGGGGGAGAAACGATGA
- a CDS encoding cobyric acid synthase produces MNGLMVVGTASDSGKTMICTALCRILANEGVRVAPFKSQNMSRFSAKTERGEEMSRAQYLQAEAARTTPSVYMNPILLKPVGSMKSEVLFFGEKFGPVTGMAYREQFFQQAVDAIRTALAQLAKTYDTVIIEGAGSPAEVNLNDREIVNMRVADIADVPVVLVADIDRGGAIASIVGTLQLLAPAHRDRVKAIIINKFHGDPALFQEGIDFIESYTGVPVAGIIPYKADHGIEEEDMERTVSPAPAGVDVYEAWAEHIKKHLDWPLIKGIMTSAGEGDPA; encoded by the coding sequence ATGAATGGGTTAATGGTCGTCGGGACGGCATCCGATTCGGGAAAGACGATGATTTGCACAGCGCTCTGCCGGATCTTGGCCAATGAAGGAGTGCGGGTGGCGCCGTTCAAATCGCAGAACATGTCGAGATTTTCAGCAAAGACGGAACGGGGCGAAGAGATGAGCCGCGCCCAATACCTTCAGGCGGAAGCCGCCCGGACAACGCCTTCGGTATACATGAATCCGATTTTATTGAAACCGGTGGGATCGATGAAGTCGGAAGTGCTTTTTTTCGGGGAGAAGTTCGGCCCCGTCACGGGAATGGCATATCGCGAGCAATTTTTCCAGCAAGCGGTCGATGCGATCCGGACCGCCTTGGCGCAACTGGCAAAAACGTATGACACCGTCATTATCGAAGGAGCCGGCAGCCCGGCGGAAGTGAATTTGAACGATCGGGAAATCGTCAATATGCGGGTAGCGGACATTGCGGATGTCCCCGTTGTGCTCGTGGCGGATATTGATCGCGGCGGAGCCATCGCCTCGATCGTCGGCACGCTGCAACTGCTCGCTCCTGCACACCGCGACCGGGTCAAAGCGATCATCATCAATAAATTCCACGGAGACCCCGCCTTGTTCCAGGAAGGGATTGATTTCATCGAATCCTATACGGGCGTCCCGGTTGCGGGGATTATCCCGTATAAAGCGGATCATGGCATCGAGGAGGAGGACATGGAACGGACGGTCAGTCCGGCTCCGGCCGGCGTGGATGTCTATGAGGCGTGGGCGGAACATATTAAAAAACATCTCGATTGGCCTCTGATCAAGGGCATCATGACTTCGGCAGGAGAGGGGGATCCCGCTTGA
- the cobS gene encoding adenosylcobinamide-GDP ribazoletransferase: MNGIMLAIQFFTAIPLQKEFPLGRKEVTGMYIALPFVGAAIGLVMFAVAALFSDGLELGTLLTAVAVVTTGIVLTGGLHLDGWADTGDAYFSYRDQAKRHEILDDPRLGAFGTMALVLLVLIKIALLHEFLTSSADWTYLYFILIPFLARAGMNIFYVTVPLAKDKGLAHFFKEKMAGQGIVGVSVLVSLLLLAVVGFVMDHLGMAIALLTVISASLLLYRRWTVRNFGGVSGDLCGAFIEGVEVLLWFVVIVFI, encoded by the coding sequence TTGAATGGAATAATGCTCGCCATCCAGTTTTTCACCGCGATCCCTTTGCAAAAGGAATTCCCGCTCGGGAGGAAAGAAGTGACCGGCATGTACATCGCCTTGCCGTTCGTGGGAGCGGCAATCGGATTGGTGATGTTCGCGGTTGCTGCGCTTTTTTCGGATGGGTTGGAGTTGGGAACCTTGCTGACCGCGGTGGCCGTTGTCACGACTGGCATCGTGTTGACGGGAGGTTTGCATCTGGACGGATGGGCGGACACCGGGGATGCGTACTTTTCATACCGGGATCAGGCGAAGCGGCATGAGATTCTGGATGATCCGCGATTGGGCGCGTTTGGCACGATGGCGCTCGTCCTGCTTGTCCTCATCAAAATAGCTCTGCTCCATGAATTTCTCACCTCTTCTGCCGACTGGACGTATCTGTATTTCATCCTCATCCCCTTCTTGGCGAGGGCGGGCATGAATATATTTTACGTGACGGTGCCGCTCGCAAAGGATAAGGGGCTCGCCCATTTCTTCAAGGAGAAGATGGCGGGTCAAGGGATTGTCGGCGTTTCCGTACTGGTAAGTTTGTTATTGCTTGCTGTCGTCGGCTTTGTAATGGACCATCTTGGAATGGCCATCGCCCTGCTTACAGTCATTTCGGCATCCCTCCTTCTTTATCGAAGATGGACTGTAAGAAATTTCGGAGGCGTTTCAGGGGACTTATGCGGCGCATTCATTGAAGGGGTGGAGGTGTTGTTATGGTTCGTCGTTATCGTATTCATTTGA
- a CDS encoding histidine phosphatase family protein: MVRRYRIHLIRHLPTLGNQERKYVGWTNEPIAVEGEMTEPLNPSVVQGSDLQRAQQTAALYFPKAEYIADARWRECNFGKFEGKTYAELEKVQEYRDWIDNPYLIAPVDGESLKVVEERVLEAMAELPDEAVVVTHGGPMRVILTRFCPVPKEFWSWNIPHGVVYHLDWDSEQAFKEGKPCMSISAELQTENGIM, translated from the coding sequence ATGGTTCGTCGTTATCGTATTCATTTGATCCGCCATTTGCCGACCTTGGGCAATCAAGAGCGCAAATATGTCGGGTGGACCAATGAGCCGATTGCCGTAGAGGGGGAAATGACGGAACCACTCAACCCTTCCGTCGTGCAGGGAAGCGATTTGCAGCGTGCCCAACAGACGGCCGCCCTTTATTTTCCGAAAGCGGAGTATATAGCGGATGCACGATGGCGTGAATGCAATTTCGGAAAATTTGAAGGGAAAACGTATGCCGAACTGGAAAAGGTACAGGAATACCGTGACTGGATCGACAATCCATATTTGATTGCTCCGGTGGATGGTGAAAGTTTGAAAGTTGTGGAAGAACGGGTCTTGGAAGCGATGGCGGAGCTGCCGGATGAAGCAGTAGTCGTCACGCACGGCGGCCCGATGCGAGTCATCCTGACGAGATTCTGCCCAGTCCCGAAGGAGTTCTGGTCCTGGAACATTCCGCATGGCGTCGTCTATCATCTGGACTGGGACAGTGAACAAGCGTTCAAGGAGGGGAAGCCATGCATGTCTATATCGGCGGAGCTGCAAACGGAAAACGGGATTATGTAA
- a CDS encoding bifunctional adenosylcobinamide kinase/adenosylcobinamide-phosphate guanylyltransferase gives MHVYIGGAANGKRDYVRSMLAGREVSWYEGKLPERVDSTVVVAGLENWMAGTELSEAEAVRQALESLKGQEVIVILTDIGRGIVPMDPALRELRDRCGRLYQRLLAEADEVTRIWYGLAQTLKKRGEGT, from the coding sequence ATGCATGTCTATATCGGCGGAGCTGCAAACGGAAAACGGGATTATGTAAGGTCGATGCTTGCAGGACGGGAAGTGAGCTGGTACGAAGGGAAGCTTCCGGAACGAGTCGATTCGACAGTAGTCGTAGCCGGGCTCGAGAATTGGATGGCCGGGACGGAATTATCCGAAGCGGAAGCGGTCCGCCAAGCGCTGGAAAGCCTGAAAGGGCAAGAGGTCATTGTCATCTTGACGGATATCGGCCGGGGCATCGTGCCGATGGACCCGGCTTTACGGGAACTGCGCGACCGGTGCGGCCGCCTGTACCAGCGGCTGTTGGCGGAAGCGGATGAAGTGACCCGGATCTGGTACGGGTTGGCACAAACTTTAAAGAAAAGGGGAGAGGGAACATGA
- a CDS encoding cob(I)yrinic acid a,c-diamide adenosyltransferase — MKIYTRTGDKGQTSLIGGRVDKDSLRVEAYGSMDELNSFIGKAMTELDSAIFTDILKDLEAIQNELFDGGGDLANVMKERHYKLNEEPIAVLEQRIDDLMEEAPELERFILPGGSPGAATLHIARTVARRAERLTVTLMKSEEDVPAVVQRYLNRLSDYLFVAARIVNARLNVPDNEYVRSAKVFRTDKK; from the coding sequence ATGAAAATTTACACACGGACTGGGGATAAAGGACAGACGAGCCTGATCGGGGGACGCGTCGACAAGGACAGTTTGCGAGTTGAAGCATACGGTTCGATGGATGAGCTGAATTCATTCATCGGAAAAGCGATGACGGAACTCGATTCGGCCATTTTCACGGATATACTGAAAGATTTGGAAGCCATCCAGAATGAACTTTTTGACGGAGGCGGCGACCTGGCGAATGTCATGAAGGAACGCCATTATAAATTGAATGAAGAGCCGATCGCCGTGCTGGAACAGCGGATCGACGACCTGATGGAAGAAGCGCCTGAACTCGAGCGGTTCATCTTGCCGGGCGGTTCCCCGGGAGCCGCCACGTTGCACATCGCCAGGACTGTCGCAAGACGTGCGGAACGGTTGACAGTGACGTTGATGAAATCGGAAGAAGATGTGCCCGCGGTCGTCCAACGGTACTTGAACCGCCTCTCCGACTACCTTTTCGTCGCAGCCCGCATCGTCAATGCAAGACTGAACGTACCCGACAACGAATACGTCCGCAGCGCAAAAGTGTTCCGGACGGATAAGAAGTGA
- a CDS encoding (Fe-S)-binding protein, whose amino-acid sequence MGPLLIANWVLFLAVTAYALALFTYLLKTRTQFIKLGRKEEFDKNVSRRLEAVWVNVFGQKKLLKDKKSGSIHVMFFYGFLLVQFGAIDLIWKGLKPGSHLPFGPIYPAFTFFQEIVVAVILIAVVWAFHRRYVEKLVRLKRGWKSGLVLIFIGTLMLSTLVANGANIIWQGHETTWTEPMASAIAAGLGFMSPTAAAAVFFIAWWIHLLTLLTFLVYVPQSKHAHLIAGPVNTYFMRFDRRGKLAPIDFEALENVEEEDEMPALGVGKVTDFTQLQMIDFYACVECGRCTNMCPATGTGKMLSPMDLITKLRDNLTNTGALVTKQKPWVPAPMFKNTKGNQIALAAGAEGAVLDDIYSPSLIGDVITEEEIWACTTCRNCEDQCPVMNEHVDKIIDLRRYLVMTEGKMDADAQRAMTNIERQGNPWGLNRKEKENWREANPELHIPTVKEMKKAGEDFEYLFWVGSMGAFDNRSQKIALSFAHLLNEAGVKFAILGNKEKNSGDTPRRLGNEFLFQELATSNIEEFEKAGVTKIVTIDPHAYNIFKNEYPDFGFKAEVLHHTELLHELVIQGKLKPQHPINETITFHDSCYLGRYNDVYDPPREILKAIPGVRLVEMKRNRQDGMCCGAGGGLMWMEEDTGHRINVARTEQALEVSPGIISSGCPYCLTMLSDGTKAVEVEDSVGTYDIAELLERSIFGEERQLAATEEEATVLQ is encoded by the coding sequence ATGGGGCCATTATTAATTGCCAATTGGGTGTTGTTTTTAGCCGTCACGGCTTATGCGCTGGCATTATTCACGTATTTATTAAAAACACGGACCCAATTCATCAAACTTGGCCGGAAGGAAGAGTTTGACAAGAATGTATCCAGAAGGCTTGAAGCGGTTTGGGTGAATGTTTTTGGACAAAAGAAATTATTGAAGGACAAGAAGAGTGGTTCGATTCACGTCATGTTCTTCTACGGCTTCCTGCTCGTACAATTCGGCGCGATCGATCTGATCTGGAAAGGACTCAAGCCAGGATCGCATTTACCGTTTGGACCGATCTATCCGGCCTTTACGTTTTTCCAGGAAATCGTTGTCGCAGTCATTCTTATAGCAGTCGTCTGGGCGTTTCACCGCCGTTATGTCGAAAAGCTGGTCCGTTTGAAAAGAGGTTGGAAATCCGGCCTTGTCCTAATTTTCATCGGAACACTCATGCTGTCGACACTTGTCGCAAATGGAGCGAACATCATCTGGCAAGGTCATGAAACAACATGGACAGAACCGATGGCATCCGCCATTGCCGCGGGACTCGGCTTCATGTCGCCGACTGCTGCTGCAGCCGTCTTTTTTATCGCATGGTGGATTCACTTGCTGACGTTGCTGACATTCCTCGTCTATGTGCCGCAATCGAAGCACGCGCACTTGATCGCAGGGCCGGTCAATACGTATTTCATGCGTTTCGACCGTCGTGGCAAACTGGCGCCGATTGATTTCGAAGCACTTGAGAATGTGGAAGAGGAAGATGAAATGCCGGCTCTCGGAGTTGGAAAAGTAACCGATTTCACACAGCTTCAAATGATTGACTTCTACGCTTGCGTGGAATGCGGACGATGTACGAATATGTGTCCTGCCACCGGGACGGGCAAAATGTTGTCTCCGATGGATTTGATTACAAAGCTGCGTGATAATTTGACGAACACTGGGGCGCTGGTCACGAAGCAGAAGCCCTGGGTACCGGCTCCTATGTTCAAGAACACGAAGGGGAACCAGATCGCGTTGGCGGCTGGGGCGGAAGGTGCTGTACTTGATGATATTTACAGCCCGAGCCTGATCGGGGATGTCATTACGGAAGAGGAAATCTGGGCGTGCACGACCTGCCGGAACTGTGAAGACCAATGTCCGGTCATGAACGAACACGTCGACAAAATCATCGATCTTCGCCGTTATCTCGTCATGACGGAAGGGAAGATGGATGCGGATGCACAACGCGCGATGACGAACATCGAGCGTCAAGGGAATCCGTGGGGACTGAACCGGAAAGAGAAGGAGAACTGGCGCGAAGCCAATCCGGAACTTCACATCCCGACTGTCAAAGAAATGAAAAAAGCGGGAGAAGACTTCGAATATCTATTCTGGGTCGGCTCGATGGGTGCTTTCGATAACCGTTCCCAAAAGATTGCGTTGTCGTTTGCGCATCTTCTGAACGAAGCGGGCGTCAAATTCGCCATTCTGGGGAATAAAGAGAAGAATTCCGGTGACACACCGCGCCGTCTAGGAAATGAATTTTTATTCCAAGAGTTGGCGACTTCCAATATCGAAGAGTTCGAGAAAGCGGGCGTTACAAAAATTGTCACAATCGACCCGCACGCATATAATATATTTAAGAATGAATACCCGGATTTCGGATTCAAGGCGGAAGTCCTCCACCATACGGAACTTCTCCATGAACTCGTCATTCAAGGAAAACTGAAACCGCAGCATCCGATCAATGAAACAATTACATTCCATGATTCCTGCTATCTCGGCAGATACAACGACGTCTATGACCCGCCGCGCGAAATTCTGAAAGCGATTCCGGGCGTCCGACTCGTCGAGATGAAACGGAACCGCCAGGACGGCATGTGCTGTGGAGCTGGCGGAGGCCTGATGTGGATGGAAGAGGATACCGGCCACCGCATCAACGTAGCACGGACCGAGCAGGCGCTCGAAGTGAGCCCGGGCATCATTTCTTCCGGTTGTCCATACTGCTTGACGATGCTCTCGGACGGAACGAAAGCGGTGGAAGTGGAAGATTCGGTCGGCACATACGATATCGCCGAATTGCTTGAACGCTCGATTTTCGGTGAGGAGAGGCAATTGGCTGCAACGGAAGAAGAGGCCACGGTTCTCCAATAA
- a CDS encoding acetyl-CoA C-acetyltransferase, which yields MARTVIIGGARTPFAKLGGALQAMSASDLGGIAIKEALHRADVKEDEVDEVIIGTVLQAGQGQIPSRQAATKAGLPWSVKTETINKVCASGMRSVTLGDQLIRLGDEEVIVAGGMESMSNAPYYLQKGRFGLKMGDTNLVDGMIYDGLSCAFSPERVHMGTYGNRTADSFELTREAQDEWSFRSHQRATEAIDKGIFAEEIVPVEIPQRKGDPVVFDTDEAPRRDTTLETLSKLRPAFDKDGTITAGNAPGVNDGACALVLMNEERAKREGKTPLATIIGHAEVAIEPENFPQTPGLVINELLKKTGKKLEDVDLFEINEAFAAVALASSQIAGLDPEKVNVNGGAVALGHPIGASGARIILTLAHELKRRGGGVGIASICSGGGQGDAVMIEVEKD from the coding sequence ATGGCAAGAACAGTAATTATCGGAGGGGCGCGCACCCCATTTGCAAAATTGGGCGGAGCCTTGCAAGCGATGTCAGCGAGTGATCTGGGTGGAATCGCGATCAAAGAGGCACTGCATCGTGCGGACGTAAAAGAAGATGAAGTGGATGAAGTCATCATAGGGACGGTGCTTCAGGCAGGGCAAGGACAGATCCCTTCCCGCCAAGCAGCGACGAAAGCGGGCCTTCCATGGTCGGTAAAAACGGAGACCATCAACAAAGTATGCGCTTCCGGAATGCGGAGCGTTACATTGGGCGATCAGCTCATCCGCTTGGGAGACGAGGAAGTGATTGTTGCGGGCGGCATGGAGTCGATGTCCAATGCGCCGTATTATTTGCAGAAAGGCCGCTTCGGTTTGAAGATGGGTGATACGAATTTGGTGGATGGGATGATTTACGATGGACTGTCCTGTGCTTTCTCACCGGAGCGGGTACATATGGGAACCTACGGCAACCGGACGGCGGATTCATTTGAACTGACACGTGAAGCGCAGGATGAATGGTCCTTCCGCAGCCATCAGCGTGCGACAGAAGCGATCGATAAAGGGATTTTTGCAGAGGAAATCGTACCAGTCGAAATTCCGCAACGCAAAGGGGACCCCGTCGTTTTCGATACGGATGAAGCACCCCGCCGGGACACAACCTTGGAAACGCTTTCTAAATTGCGTCCGGCATTCGACAAGGACGGCACAATCACTGCCGGAAATGCACCGGGAGTGAATGACGGGGCATGCGCCTTAGTGTTAATGAATGAAGAACGGGCGAAAAGGGAAGGGAAAACGCCGCTTGCGACCATTATCGGTCACGCTGAAGTCGCCATCGAACCGGAAAACTTCCCGCAAACACCAGGCCTCGTCATCAATGAACTTCTGAAAAAGACGGGCAAGAAGCTGGAAGACGTCGATCTATTCGAAATCAACGAAGCATTTGCAGCCGTGGCTCTGGCAAGCTCTCAAATCGCCGGACTGGACCCAGAGAAAGTGAATGTCAATGGCGGCGCGGTTGCGCTTGGCCACCCGATTGGGGCGAGCGGTGCCCGAATCATCTTGACACTTGCCCATGAACTGAAACGCCGCGGCGGCGGCGTCGGCATTGCATCGATCTGCTCGGGAGGCGGGCAAGGCGATGCCGTCATGATCGAAGTGGAAAAAGATTAA
- a CDS encoding 3-hydroxybutyryl-CoA dehydrogenase yields the protein MEIKKVMVIGAGQMGGGIAQVCAQAGFEVTLNDIKEELYDRGLAVITKNLSRNVEKGRMTEDEKNEVLGRITKSLDLQDASGVDMVIEAAVENMDIKKSIFEQLDKIAPDHAILATNTSSLPITEIAAVTDRPEKVIGMHFMNPVPVMKLVEIIRGLATADEVYQAVEEMTVKLDKTPVEVNDFPGFVANRILMPMINEAIYTLYEGVAKEEAIDEVMKLGMNHPMGPLQLADFIGLDTCLYIMETLYEGFGDSKYRPCPLLRKYVKAGWLGKKSGRGFYVYE from the coding sequence ATGGAAATCAAAAAAGTAATGGTCATCGGTGCGGGACAAATGGGCGGGGGCATTGCCCAAGTGTGTGCGCAAGCAGGTTTTGAAGTGACCTTGAATGATATCAAGGAAGAGTTATATGATAGAGGGCTTGCGGTCATTACGAAAAACTTGTCCCGAAATGTTGAAAAGGGACGGATGACAGAAGACGAGAAAAACGAAGTGCTCGGACGGATCACGAAATCATTGGATCTGCAAGATGCTTCCGGCGTCGATATGGTCATCGAGGCTGCTGTCGAGAACATGGACATCAAAAAATCCATCTTTGAACAATTGGATAAAATTGCGCCGGACCACGCGATTCTAGCAACGAACACTTCTTCCTTGCCGATTACAGAAATTGCAGCGGTAACGGACCGTCCGGAAAAAGTGATCGGCATGCACTTCATGAACCCGGTGCCGGTCATGAAACTCGTGGAAATCATCCGTGGCCTTGCAACGGCGGACGAAGTGTATCAAGCCGTAGAAGAGATGACGGTGAAGCTGGACAAAACGCCGGTGGAAGTGAACGATTTCCCAGGATTCGTCGCGAACCGGATTCTCATGCCGATGATCAACGAAGCGATCTATACGCTTTATGAAGGCGTGGCGAAAGAAGAAGCGATTGACGAAGTGATGAAACTGGGCATGAACCACCCGATGGGACCTTTGCAATTGGCAGACTTCATTGGACTCGACACATGCCTCTATATCATGGAAACCTTGTACGAAGGGTTCGGCGACTCCAAATACCGCCCTTGCCCATTGCTTCGCAAATATGTGAAAGCCGGCTGGCTCGGGAAGAAATCAGGACGCGGCTTCTACGTTTACGAATAA